The DNA region TGCAATGAAAATCATATTAATGTAATACCTAGAGGCGGTAAAACAGCAACAGAAGGTGGACTTGAAAACTGGAAAGAAAATACCGTGGTCATCGATGCAAAAAATTTGAATAAAATCGTGAAAATAGATCCTTATAATATGCAAGCAACAGCCCTTGCAGGGGTTGAGTTACAGACCCTAGAAGATGAGCTTCGCAAGATCGGATACACAACCGGTCACTCTCCTCAGTCTAAACCGGTAGCCAAAATGGGCGGTCTGGTTGCAACAAGAAGTATAGGCCAGTTTTCTACTTTATATGGTGGTATAGAAGATATGGTCGTAGGCCTTGAATGTGTATTCCCGGATGGTCATATATCAAGAATCAAAAATGTATCAAGACGTGCAGGCGGGCCCGATATTAGGCATATTGCTATCGGGAATGAAGGTACTTTGTGCTACATAACAGAAGTCACAGTAAAGATCTTCAAATATTTTCCGGAAAACAATAAGTTCTTTGGTTATCTCATTAAAGATGTTGAAACAGGTATCAAAGTATTAAGAGAAGTAATGGTCAATGGATACAGACCATCTGTTGCAAGAACATACTCAGAAGAAGATGCAGCACAACATTTTTATCATTTCCACAAAAATAAATGTGTATTGTTGTTTATGGCAGAAGGTACTGAAGGCATTGTAAGTGCTACCTGTAAAGGTATTGAAGAAGCTGTAGAAAAGTTCAAAGATGGTATCATTGAACAAGTTGACAGCCAGCACATTGAAGATTGGTTTAATCATCTGAATTGGTCACAACAAGATATTGATGATGAGTATGAAGGTATGATGGAAAAAGATGCCCATGCAGGATTTACGACGGAGATATCAGCAGATTGGGAGACCATTCCCAAAATCTATGACGCAGTCATCAAACGTGTTAGAGAAGAATTCCCAAGAGCTCATGAACTTACCATGTTAGGTGGTCATTCATCACATAGTTACATCAATGGTACCAATATGTACTTTGTATATAACTACGAAATCAGCTGTG from Petrocella atlantisensis includes:
- a CDS encoding FAD-binding oxidoreductase, which translates into the protein MNNNEIVESLVALLSEDQVNTNQDDLYDASADRYKKYAKARKALDVPMPTAIVYPNTTEEVSSLLKYCNENHINVIPRGGKTATEGGLENWKENTVVIDAKNLNKIVKIDPYNMQATALAGVELQTLEDELRKIGYTTGHSPQSKPVAKMGGLVATRSIGQFSTLYGGIEDMVVGLECVFPDGHISRIKNVSRRAGGPDIRHIAIGNEGTLCYITEVTVKIFKYFPENNKFFGYLIKDVETGIKVLREVMVNGYRPSVARTYSEEDAAQHFYHFHKNKCVLLFMAEGTEGIVSATCKGIEEAVEKFKDGIIEQVDSQHIEDWFNHLNWSQQDIDDEYEGMMEKDAHAGFTTEISADWETIPKIYDAVIKRVREEFPRAHELTMLGGHSSHSYINGTNMYFVYNYEISCAPEDEMMVYHHPIQRIIVEETINAGGSMCHHHGIGKFRSEWTLDEHGSAYYMLEKLKEAFDPNGIMNYGTIFPQEEGIKKYIK